The nucleotide window CTTCTATGAGTGAATAGTGCAAGCCTtgatgtgggagcattcaaccTGGGGTGCCCAAGTTAGAGGGCCTCATATATCAATTGTTGATGGAATTTctaaatttgtttgtttgatgtAAAGTGTGATTCTCTTATCTGTTTCTTGTAGTTTAATTACAAGACTCTGAACCCTCTTTCCAATGTTTTTATTCTTGTTGGCTTTTCCTGTTTCTTAGAACCATCTTTGATCCTTTTctaattatttgttaatatatattgtgaaagttttatataaataattagcCGGTAACGATCAAAAGTACTTTTGAAATTGAAGTTAAGATTAATGGTAGGATTTTGATGGTCAAGTTTTAAATCTAACCACAAATTTTACAAGAACAAAAGACATAGAGAGTGTATGTTTGCTTTCGATTCctattattgaattttattcttttatgtGATATAGAAAGCAGTATTGGCTTAACAATAACTCTCTACAATTTCCATATGCTAATGCATCGTTTCAATATAGGGTATGGAAACTTGTGGTTCAAAAGGGTGATACAGTTGTTGATGCTACATGTGGTAATGGCAATGATACCTTAGCGTTGGTCAAACTGGTGATAGATGATTCATTTAAAGGGTGTGTGTATGGAATGGATGTTCAGGAAGATGCTATTAAAAATACATCATGCTTACTTGACCAATCACTTGATCCTGGCCAGGTGCGACTTACATTGATATGGTTGCTTGGATTTGTTCTATGCTTGTTAGTCACAATTAGCTTTCCTGATTGTGAAATTTTCACAAAGTAATTTCTTATCATAGTTTTTGCTAGCGGCCTTTTAAGAAAACAATCATgttctctttcttttttctcCTTATAGCTTTGCTGAAATGAAGCTTCtttaatatcatacaaaatggtTCTGTTCCCGTAGGCATAGCAAAAATAGATTCTAATTGCTTCTTTTTGCAGCAGAACTAAACTTATCTGTTTTGCATGGGATGTCATAAACGACAAACCAACATTGCCAAAGCTATCATCGATGAACACTATCATGATTAATAGGGTGTAGGTTTGGAGTTTTCTGCATTTCATATTTACAACTTACAAGTGCTACTATTCTTTCATGTTTTGCTTCTACATTACGTGCATTGTTCAGATCACATGTTAGGAAAAAGAATGAGAAATGGAGAGGAGGGGTAGGATGGAGAGATTAAAAAGAATTCTAAATTAGCTTGTGGTGGAGGCACCTCTTTATATCAATATGCTCAGCTGATTTATATAATAAGTGAAATGATGCATTGCTATCAAAACCTTTATGCAGAGAGAGTGCGTGAAGCTTTTTTCAGTCTGTCACAGTAAAATGGCGAACGTGCTTCCTACAAATGTCAGGTACTTTCTGCACACACttgtgatttattttattactgTTCACTCTGCCCATTGATTTATCCCCTCTTTACCATTTCTTGGTCTCTTTAGTTTGCTCCATTTGCCATAATCATAATTTTGCTTCATTTTTTCTCTCTTTAGGGGGCCAGTGATGGGTAAGGCTTAAAGGAAATACTAGGATGGTAAGGTTGGGTAATGGGGCATTTTTAAAGGATGAAGGTTATTGAAAGCAATATTTCCAAAGCAAGTGAGAAAACTCTGAATCTGCGTATTTTTTAGTCATGTATGTcttttcattgttccttgtcCTGCTTGTTGGGTCTGTTCAATTATGTGTGTGGTGCCTAGTTTTTTGCATAGAAAGATTATTATTTTGTACCACTTGGAAATCAGGAGTTATATAAATAGTATAGGTTTATCTTGAAGTTTTGCGTGTCAATTTCTCGTAGTTAGGTGACTTTACGCAAACTTCATTGGTAAGCTGTGACTTATGGAATTCTTCTGCATTGGGTGATGTCATTCCAACAAGCAACTGTGTCAGAAATGCTTTTAAGTTCCTTAATCATGAGAGAGCACTTTTTTTTCAGGTCATCGACTTCTTCCTTGTGGCCTTGTTCCTCAGTTTTTCTATTTCCCTTTTTTGTTTCTCTCGTCCTACTCTTTGGCCTGCTCTCATCTGTTCCTAGGAAGCAGGGATTCGGGCATGGATTCATGGACATGCTTAATTTTAAGATGTTATACCTAGGGATGCGTTTTTATAAGGATCCAATCCAGGACATTGACTCGGGGAGATGGGACTTTTTTCATTAAGATATCTTTTTATGACAAAATCTTGAACTCCTTTTGTTCATCTAGTTGAAAAAAGTTGATAAAAACTAATGTCCTCCCTCCATCCGTTTGACTCTGCTCTATTTCGACTTTTGTTAGTCGTAAGAGACTGTGAGAGCTTCCACATGAATTGGTAAAATTGAAATGGATAAAGGAAGTGTAAGATAAGGTAAACAAATAATTCCCATTTGAACCAAATAGCTTGTCGAATAAAATAGGAATGAGCCATGTGAAATCATGTTACGTAATATGGGATTTAAAATGTGCTATGAACCTGGGTAGTAAAACAACACAACAAAGTGAAATATGTTTAGATGTATAAAGTAGAAAGCTTTGATCCTTTTGTATATGGTAGACAGACTTTTGAGTAGTCAGGGCTCTCCccagaaaataaattactaaaGACAATAATGTGAGCAGAAAAGTGATAGAAAATTCCAAGACTCTACTCCTAGATTTCTGTATTCTATAATCTATATAGCATGACCTGTGACCATTCTCATGCTTTTGGCGCTTGCACCTGTGTATTTCATGAATGGCCTGGGTGGGATTATACTCATTATAGTATCACGCCGTGACATGTTATAAACTGCTTACCATATTAGGAGCATTAACTATATTGAGTAAGGTTTTCAATGGTGTCTTTAAACTAGAATCTAAAATATGTTATAGAATCTTGATGTACAATCGTGTAATAAATTTCCGCCAACTTGTCAATTCACACTATGATTGCCACAAAGTGCATTGTTGCACTAGCAAGATGCCTCTTCCTCAACAACACACGAGTGTAAATATTAACGCGCACGCTACCTGTCCACAGTTTTTAATATTGTTTGCTTGTTAGAAATGGCGTGACATAGCTTATATCTTACATTTCTTTGCTTAATTCTTTTGTAATTGAATTCTTGCTAAATGCTGTTGGAATATGGTTTTGTAAACTCTAGGCTTGTTGCATTCAATTTGGGCTACCTTCCTGGTGGTGACAAGGGAATAATCACTCAGTCAGCTACAACCCTATTAGCACTTGAGGCAGCAAAGGAATTGTTACTTCCTGGAGGAGTTATCAGCATAGTTGCTTATGTTGGTCACCCTGGTGGAAGGTAATGCTTCTGTTAGTATAACAATCAAATTCATTAACAACAAATTGAAGGACTTTGTTCTCTTTTTATTCATTTGATGGGGAAGTCCTGTTAATGTCCTTTCTATGTATCCAAAGGTACAATTGGattaatcaattatatttgatttaatGACTGTCAGTTTGTTATGAATCAGAAACTGCCCAGAATAAGAAGGGAATATACAAAGAACAGTAGTAGGAAAGAAGCCAATGGGAGGGAGAAATAAAGAAGATAGAGTAGGGGGAAGGGCGTAAAACAGCTATCAgaataagaaagaaagagagagagagagagagagagagagagagagaaaaagagaaatatGAGGGAGAATTCAAATCATCTTCATTTCATGCCCTCACCAATTAtcgtcatatatatatatagctaacAAGCCTAACAAATTGCTATCACATGCTAGATTGGTTATACAATATTCCTTATCTAGAAGCTTCACTAAAAGACTATTTTGCCCCTTTTATGTGGATATTGATTCATCACATTTCCGTCACCCAAAGCTTCACCTTGTTTTGAAGGTGGGCTATGATCTGCTTCAATGTAAACAAATAGTGTCACAAATGCAATTTAGAGAAATCAAAGAGCGAAGGGAAGAAAATAGGGGTATGTCATTTGTGGAGTAGGGAAGAAAATAGAGTGTAATGGGGACTTTATCTGTATTGGCTTAATTAATTTTGGGTGGGTTATCTTTGGACTAAGAGCTTGTATGGGAAAGGAGGAAAATAGGAATGTGTTGAttgtgtagtagaaaggaaagtAGATAGTTGTTTGGGCTGAATTAACCAATTTTTGATGGTTTCCTTGTCGACAATTGTAAATAATTGAGCTAAGAAGAAGACATGAAATAACAAAACAACAACATTCTAATACCCCAAtcccattaagtggctcccacctagggcGGGGTTTCCGGGGGGTTCTGTGCACCGAGAATAATTTGTTGGCTGCATAAAACAAATTGAAGATTATGTAAAAAATTGACGAAGAAAAGGGGAGTGTAATTGTGATTTTGCACTACGGAAGAACAAGTGGCAGTCATCCTGAAAAATGCACTTCCTAAACAGAAGTTTGAAGAACTCAGGAAGAACCTTGGATTTTTTGGATTCAATTATTTAGGTGTTAGAGATAGCTCTTAAATCTCTTAAATCTACGGCATAATGAAGTTACTCAATTTACTACTCTAGtgcatatataataattttcttGTCTTATTCAAGTTATCTCTTTCCACTTTCGGAAAATATCTCATTAAGTGCACTTCTTTTAACGTACATTTTTAGGAGTTTAAGGACCAAGGGACATCTTTACCTATTTACACACTGTACTCGCCCACATTTTCTTATATTACATGGAAATTTTTGTTGACTTACACTCCctttcattattaattttttattttgcgtGTCTAAAACATTTTCATGCATGGAAAATTTACCCAAAGGGACAAGTGACTTTTGAAAAGCCTTGGAATACTCCAATAATCACAAGGTATTTTTTCTGTTCTTTTGTTATTAAGTATGTTAGGACAAGTTGCTGAGTTTTTAGAGATGTCCTCATATTCTTGTATATAAAGATGAAGCATGCATTGATAATCAGAGTGTTTTACACTTTGGAGCTTGAGTATGCTCGAAATACTCATTTGTTATCTCTTTACGTAATAGAACATCTATCTATCTGTCTATCTATGACTATTACTAATACAAAACACTGCTTAGTCTTAAAAGaataatatgtattatgtatCACATTGTCATCACAAATATGCTTAGTCTTAAAAGAATAATATGTATCACATTGTCATCACAAATATTCCCTCGAAATTAATAAGATGATGTTATCATTGACTTTTATAGCTAAGAAATCAATATATCCTTTTTatcaaaaaactaaaaagaCAATACACTTATAAAAACCATAATTTTGTTACATAACAAATTTGAAAAGTACATGATACTTTAAACTTGCGGTAATTCATAAACTACTTTGGATATTTAGAGACTAACAATGTacttagaaatttattttctaaaatattccAAGAAATATTAGAGCTT belongs to Amaranthus tricolor cultivar Red isolate AtriRed21 chromosome 17, ASM2621246v1, whole genome shotgun sequence and includes:
- the LOC130803458 gene encoding uncharacterized protein LOC130803458 isoform X2; amino-acid sequence: MSAASNSFIFCNVSTHSSPFLSEIHDVLKGYLFGQKKVTEVAHLVWKLVVQKGDTVVDATCGNGNDTLALVKLVIDDSFKGCVYGMDVQEDAIKNTSCLLDQSLDPGQRECVKLFSVCHSKMANVLPTNVRLVAFNLGYLPGGDKGIITQSATTLLALEAAKELLLPGGVISIVAYVGHPGGREEYDIVQRFASKLPAERWACSHIEMLNKPMAPVLILLFKR